A portion of the Haemophilus influenzae genome contains these proteins:
- a CDS encoding YfgM family protein — MAYSIEEEQEINQLKEWWKENGKTIIVAFILGVGGMFGWRYWQAHQAEQIAQASAQYDALINSVQQDEQVKKANIEQFVQANSKTAYAVFALLDEAKKATEKQDFSAAEANLNQALTQSQDEVLTSIIALRLSAVQFQLGQLDNALTTLNQVKGESFNARKAILTGDIQIAKGDKVAAKNSFEQAQQSGSQLEQQMAKMKLNNL; from the coding sequence ATGGCTTATTCCATTGAAGAAGAACAAGAGATTAACCAGTTGAAAGAGTGGTGGAAAGAGAATGGCAAAACAATTATTGTCGCTTTTATCTTAGGTGTGGGCGGTATGTTTGGATGGCGTTATTGGCAAGCACACCAAGCAGAACAAATCGCTCAAGCCTCCGCACAATATGATGCTTTAATTAATTCTGTGCAACAAGACGAACAAGTTAAAAAAGCAAATATAGAACAATTTGTGCAAGCTAACAGCAAAACGGCATACGCTGTCTTTGCTTTGTTAGATGAAGCGAAAAAAGCCACTGAAAAACAAGATTTTTCAGCAGCAGAAGCAAATTTAAACCAAGCATTAACCCAATCTCAAGATGAAGTATTAACATCTATTATTGCATTACGTTTAAGTGCAGTGCAATTTCAATTGGGTCAATTAGATAATGCTTTAACTACATTAAACCAAGTGAAAGGCGAAAGTTTTAATGCTCGCAAAGCGATTTTAACTGGCGATATCCAAATTGCAAAAGGAGATAAAGTTGCGGCGAAAAACAGCTTTGAGCAAGCACAACAAAGTGGTAGCCAATTAGAACAACAAATGGCAAAAATGAAATTAAACAACCTTTAA
- the fdx gene encoding ISC system 2Fe-2S type ferredoxin: MPKVIFLPNEDFCPEGMVVDAATGDNLLEVAHNAGVEIHHACDGSCACTTCHVIVREGFDSLNETSDQEEDMLDKAWGLEMDSRLSCQCVVGNEDLVVEIPKYNLNHANEAAH; the protein is encoded by the coding sequence ATGCCAAAAGTGATTTTTTTACCTAATGAAGATTTTTGTCCTGAAGGTATGGTCGTTGATGCTGCAACAGGAGATAACTTATTAGAAGTTGCTCACAATGCAGGAGTAGAAATTCATCACGCTTGTGATGGTTCTTGTGCTTGTACAACTTGCCACGTGATTGTTCGTGAGGGGTTTGATTCTTTAAATGAAACGAGTGATCAAGAAGAAGATATGCTAGATAAGGCTTGGGGATTAGAAATGGATAGCCGTTTATCTTGTCAATGTGTCGTGGGAAATGAAGATCTTGTGGTAGAAATTCCAAAATATAACCTTAATCACGCAAATGAGGCTGCTCACTAA
- the iscX gene encoding Fe-S cluster assembly protein IscX gives MKWTDTQLIAEELYDRNPDLDPKTVRFTDLHKWICELEDFDDDPNKSNESILEAILLKWLDEFE, from the coding sequence ATGAAATGGACAGACACCCAATTAATTGCAGAAGAACTTTACGATCGTAATCCAGATTTAGATCCAAAAACCGTTCGTTTTACTGATTTACATAAATGGATTTGTGAACTTGAAGATTTTGACGATGATCCAAATAAATCAAATGAATCAATTCTTGAGGCTATTTTATTAAAATGGTTAGATGAATTTGAATAA
- the hisS gene encoding histidine--tRNA ligase yields the protein MAKTIQAIRGMNDCAPTESPLWQWIEAQVRNVLNSYGYSEVRMPIVESTPLFARAIGEVTDVVSKEMYTFWDNDEQLTLRPEGTAGCVRAAIEHGWIYNNEQRLWYIGPMFRHERPQKGRYRQFHQAGVEVFGIANPEIDAELIMLTYRLWKALGIDQYVTLQLNSIGSLEACANYRSALVGFLENHQDLMSDEEKDRLVKNPLRILDTKNPELQKVLDNAPKLLDYLDDESREHFEQLCALLDAVGIQYEINPKLVRGLDYYNKTVFEWVTSALGAQGTVCGGGRYDGLVEQLGGHATPGIGFAMGLERLVLLVQEVNPNVPVKSAVDIYVVYQGEGTTLAAFELAEKVRSELPHLNTMLHCSGGNFKKQFKRADKSDATLALVIGESEVQNKQVVVKHLQGGADQQTLDLVNVIDYIQTQF from the coding sequence GTGGCAAAAACAATTCAAGCAATTCGTGGTATGAACGATTGCGCCCCAACAGAATCTCCATTATGGCAATGGATTGAAGCACAAGTACGCAATGTATTAAATAGTTATGGCTATTCGGAAGTGCGTATGCCAATTGTAGAAAGCACGCCATTATTTGCGCGCGCAATCGGCGAAGTAACTGATGTTGTCTCAAAAGAAATGTACACATTTTGGGATAACGATGAACAATTAACCTTACGCCCTGAAGGCACAGCAGGTTGTGTGCGAGCAGCCATTGAACACGGTTGGATCTATAATAATGAACAACGCTTATGGTATATCGGGCCAATGTTCCGTCATGAACGTCCACAAAAAGGGCGTTACCGTCAATTCCATCAAGCAGGTGTTGAGGTATTCGGTATTGCAAACCCAGAAATTGATGCAGAATTAATCATGCTTACCTACCGTTTATGGAAAGCATTAGGTATCGATCAATATGTTACACTTCAACTTAACTCTATTGGTTCTTTAGAAGCATGCGCAAATTATCGCTCAGCTTTGGTTGGTTTCTTAGAAAACCATCAAGATTTAATGAGCGATGAAGAAAAAGATCGCTTGGTAAAAAATCCATTGCGTATTTTGGATACCAAAAATCCAGAATTACAAAAAGTATTGGATAATGCACCAAAATTACTTGATTATTTAGATGATGAAAGCCGTGAACATTTTGAACAATTATGTGCATTATTAGATGCGGTTGGTATTCAATATGAAATTAATCCTAAACTCGTGCGTGGTTTAGATTATTACAACAAAACTGTATTTGAATGGGTAACCTCTGCTCTTGGCGCACAAGGTACAGTGTGTGGTGGTGGTCGTTATGACGGTTTAGTGGAACAACTTGGCGGACACGCAACACCAGGCATCGGATTTGCTATGGGGTTAGAACGTTTAGTCTTGTTGGTACAAGAAGTTAATCCAAATGTTCCTGTTAAAAGTGCGGTGGATATTTATGTTGTTTATCAAGGCGAAGGCACAACATTAGCTGCTTTTGAATTAGCGGAAAAAGTACGCTCGGAATTACCGCACTTAAATACCATGTTGCACTGCTCTGGCGGTAATTTCAAAAAACAATTTAAACGTGCAGATAAATCTGATGCAACATTAGCATTAGTTATCGGCGAAAGCGAAGTCCAAAATAAACAAGTCGTTGTTAAACACTTACAAGGTGGTGCAGATCAGCAAACCTTAGATTTAGTGAATGTAATCGACTATATTCAAACTCAATTTTAA